A single Natrinema pellirubrum DSM 15624 DNA region contains:
- the trmB gene encoding HTH-type sugar sensing transcriptional regulator TrmB codes for MAPDELRSTVERVGDRFNLGEYEIDAYLTVLEQGQLTASEIADRTEIPQPRVYDTVRSLSDRGLVELRESRPMKVVALDPGEAFDDVQTSLERMVDELEARYTAPARDTEAVSLVKSRSTILRYLEEVIDAAEFELALSLTPDLLTRFEEDLRAAVDAGVSVDLIVTPASEAPDPAEFAYGEVASTARARRGITTPVLAVADGNYSVYATQDALRDDQDRYGVIFNRSALGFLVSGFFGTVLWTTAEETLGEDDTARSYPRKYASIRRCVKDLIDEGGEFYATIEGRDVEVGGQRVVRGRVLDISFEISEEVASLTIETADGEELSVGGRVAALEDIEAHEIHIGRDEPPTLDD; via the coding sequence ATGGCACCAGACGAGCTTCGCTCGACCGTCGAGCGCGTCGGGGACCGGTTCAACCTCGGCGAGTACGAGATCGACGCCTATCTCACCGTGTTAGAGCAGGGCCAGCTGACGGCCAGCGAGATCGCCGACCGGACGGAGATCCCCCAGCCTCGAGTCTACGATACCGTGCGCAGTCTCAGCGACCGCGGACTCGTCGAACTGCGCGAGTCCCGCCCGATGAAAGTCGTCGCGCTCGATCCCGGTGAGGCCTTCGACGACGTCCAGACCTCCCTCGAGCGGATGGTCGACGAACTCGAGGCCCGATACACCGCGCCGGCCCGCGACACCGAGGCCGTCTCCCTGGTCAAGTCCCGATCGACGATCCTGCGCTACCTCGAGGAGGTCATCGACGCCGCGGAGTTCGAACTCGCGCTGTCGCTGACGCCGGACCTGCTGACCCGGTTCGAGGAGGACTTGCGCGCGGCCGTCGACGCCGGCGTCAGCGTCGACCTAATCGTGACACCGGCCAGCGAAGCGCCCGACCCCGCCGAGTTCGCCTACGGTGAGGTCGCCTCGACCGCCCGCGCGCGACGCGGGATCACGACACCGGTACTCGCCGTCGCCGACGGCAACTACTCCGTCTACGCGACCCAAGACGCACTGCGCGACGATCAGGACCGATACGGCGTCATCTTTAACCGCTCGGCGCTTGGCTTTTTGGTCTCGGGCTTTTTCGGAACCGTCCTCTGGACGACCGCCGAGGAGACGCTCGGCGAGGACGACACCGCGCGGTCGTACCCCCGCAAGTACGCCTCGATCCGCCGGTGTGTGAAAGATCTCATCGACGAGGGCGGTGAGTTCTACGCCACCATCGAGGGCCGAGACGTCGAGGTCGGCGGCCAGCGGGTCGTCCGCGGTCGGGTTCTCGATATCTCCTTCGAGATCAGCGAGGAAGTCGCGAGCCTCACGATCGAGACGGCCGACGGCGAGGAACTCTCGGTCGGCGGTCGCGTCGCCGCGCTCGAGGACATCGAGGCCCACGAGATCCACATCGGCCGGGACGAGCCGCCGACGCTTGACGACTAA
- a CDS encoding universal stress protein produces the protein MYDDILVPTDGSDTIPETLAHALPIAADNDATVHGLYVVDSRVTAAADDETSTDLERSLEAEGEEAVAAVEERASDEGLETVGEIRQGTPSKTILEYAEEQGIDLIVIGTRGKSPREKVTSLGSVSERVVDNASIPVFVVRNAGEE, from the coding sequence ATGTACGACGACATTCTCGTTCCCACCGACGGGAGCGACACGATTCCCGAGACGCTCGCACACGCACTGCCGATCGCCGCCGACAACGACGCGACGGTTCACGGTCTCTACGTCGTCGACAGTCGCGTCACCGCGGCCGCCGACGACGAGACCAGTACCGACCTCGAGCGCTCGCTCGAGGCGGAGGGTGAGGAGGCCGTCGCCGCCGTCGAGGAACGGGCGAGCGACGAGGGGCTCGAAACCGTCGGCGAGATACGACAGGGGACCCCGTCGAAGACGATCCTCGAGTACGCCGAGGAGCAGGGGATCGATCTGATCGTCATCGGAACCCGGGGCAAGAGCCCCCGCGAGAAGGTGACATCGCTGGGCAGCGTCTCCGAGCGGGTCGTCGACAACGCTTCGATCCCGGTGTTCGTCGTTCGGAACGCTGGCGAGGAGTAG
- the hisD gene encoding histidinol dehydrogenase, translated as MTIDVQAIADLGPDDRVAFFERDAGIEGVREPVRDIVDRVRTEGDVAVREFTSEFDGVEVGNLEITDDCERAYDEIDDGVRSAIETAAANVREFHEAQLPEDWRREFDTGRELGRRFRPLERVGVYVPGGSAAYPSSAIMGVVPAVVAGVDHVSVVTPPADELNPVTLAAIHAAGADAVYSVGGAQAVAGLAYGTESITSVQKIVGPGNKWVTAAKAEVRGDVEIDFLAGPSEVVVVADETADPDLVAAELLAQAEHDPNASVVAVTDDAATAEAVAAAVDERVGEREREDVIRAALENEASGVLHARSMSEAILFTEEYAPEHLSIIADDESLLERIDSAGSVFLGPNTPVAAGDYASGTNHVLPTNGGARVSGGLSVETFLRSTTVQRLSGEGLADLGETITTLADAEGLEAHAESVRTRLEDDAGE; from the coding sequence ATGACAATCGACGTGCAGGCCATCGCCGACCTCGGGCCGGACGATCGCGTGGCCTTCTTCGAGCGCGACGCCGGTATCGAGGGAGTCAGAGAACCAGTCCGAGACATCGTCGACCGGGTCCGTACCGAGGGCGACGTCGCCGTCCGTGAGTTCACAAGCGAGTTCGACGGCGTCGAAGTCGGGAACCTCGAGATCACCGACGACTGCGAACGGGCCTACGACGAGATCGACGATGGGGTTCGATCGGCGATCGAGACGGCCGCCGCGAACGTCCGCGAGTTCCACGAGGCACAACTGCCCGAGGACTGGCGACGGGAGTTCGACACCGGGCGGGAGCTGGGGCGGCGATTCCGGCCGCTCGAGCGGGTCGGCGTCTACGTCCCCGGCGGGTCGGCGGCCTACCCTTCGAGCGCGATCATGGGGGTCGTACCAGCAGTCGTGGCCGGCGTCGATCACGTCTCGGTCGTGACGCCGCCGGCCGACGAGCTGAATCCGGTGACGTTGGCCGCGATCCACGCCGCGGGCGCGGACGCGGTCTACAGCGTCGGCGGCGCACAGGCGGTCGCGGGACTGGCCTACGGCACCGAGTCGATCACGAGCGTCCAGAAGATCGTCGGGCCGGGCAACAAGTGGGTGACGGCGGCCAAGGCCGAAGTTCGGGGCGACGTCGAGATCGACTTCCTCGCGGGGCCGAGCGAAGTAGTCGTGGTCGCCGACGAGACGGCCGACCCGGACCTCGTCGCCGCGGAACTGCTCGCGCAGGCCGAACACGACCCGAACGCCTCGGTCGTGGCAGTCACCGACGACGCAGCGACCGCCGAGGCCGTCGCCGCCGCCGTCGACGAGCGCGTGGGCGAGCGCGAGCGCGAAGACGTGATTCGGGCTGCACTCGAAAACGAGGCCAGCGGCGTGTTACACGCCCGATCGATGAGCGAGGCGATCCTCTTCACCGAGGAGTACGCGCCCGAACACCTCTCGATCATCGCCGACGACGAGTCGCTCCTCGAGCGCATCGACAGCGCGGGTAGCGTCTTCCTCGGGCCGAACACGCCCGTGGCTGCCGGCGACTACGCCAGCGGGACGAACCACGTGCTGCCGACGAACGGTGGGGCACGCGTCAGCGGCGGGCTCTCGGTCGAGACGTTCCTCCGGTCGACGACGGTCCAGCGCCTTTCCGGCGAGGGGCTGGCCGACCTCGGCGAGACGATCACCACGCTTGCCGACGCCGAGGGGCTCGAGGCCCACGCCGAGAGCGTTCGGACTCGACTCGAGGACGACGCAGGCGAATAG
- a CDS encoding mechanosensitive ion channel family protein, with translation MRAVLQGNESTAAENSTTAAEELQAFLPDMVPPRAIEIGLALVVLVVGWYLSKLAVRIAGRTVARRIERPSVTRTVLRGVRLTVFLWAAGIAAGIIGVGNTQILLSVTVISAVIAIVLAPIAGSLINGFYVLADRPYEIGDMIEVTDAGHRGFVEDITIRYTKIFTLQNTFIVIPNSEIHARDVVNYSAEDERTRVSVGFDITYESDLEAARRAAERAARNVDDVISGGPDIRIGSARYAAAPSCYVDEYGEHGVSLKLLFWMKHPYKQLVVRSAVQDAIGERFADLDVEFAYPHRHHVFDDTSGVARVGVIDSERRAPDAPAEAGDSPADPADR, from the coding sequence ATGCGCGCGGTCCTCCAGGGGAACGAGAGTACGGCGGCCGAGAACAGCACCACGGCAGCCGAGGAGCTTCAGGCGTTCCTCCCCGATATGGTCCCGCCGCGAGCGATCGAGATCGGCCTCGCGCTCGTCGTTCTCGTCGTCGGCTGGTATCTCTCGAAGCTCGCCGTCCGGATCGCCGGGCGGACGGTCGCTCGACGCATCGAGCGGCCCAGCGTCACTCGGACGGTACTTCGCGGTGTCAGGCTCACCGTCTTCCTCTGGGCGGCCGGCATCGCCGCCGGCATCATCGGCGTCGGCAACACCCAGATCCTCCTGTCGGTGACCGTTATCTCGGCCGTGATCGCGATCGTCCTCGCCCCGATCGCGGGCAGCTTGATCAACGGCTTCTACGTGCTGGCCGACCGGCCCTACGAGATCGGTGATATGATCGAAGTGACCGACGCGGGCCACCGCGGGTTCGTCGAGGACATCACGATCCGCTATACGAAGATCTTCACCCTGCAGAACACGTTCATCGTCATCCCCAACTCCGAGATTCACGCCCGCGACGTCGTCAACTACTCCGCCGAGGACGAGCGGACCCGCGTTTCCGTCGGCTTCGATATCACCTACGAGAGCGACCTCGAGGCGGCGCGCCGGGCCGCCGAGCGGGCCGCTCGGAACGTCGACGACGTCATCTCCGGCGGCCCCGATATCCGGATCGGCAGCGCCCGCTACGCCGCAGCGCCGTCCTGTTACGTCGACGAATACGGCGAGCATGGCGTCTCCCTCAAACTGTTGTTCTGGATGAAACACCCCTACAAGCAACTCGTCGTCCGATCGGCGGTCCAGGACGCCATTGGCGAGCGGTTCGCGGATCTCGACGTCGAGTTCGCCTACCCGCATCGCCATCACGTCTTCGACGACACCAGCGGTGTCGCACGCGTCGGCGTCATCGACAGCGAGCGACGGGCCCCGGATGCCCCGGCCGAAGCCGGCGACAGCCCCGCGGACCCGGCCGATCGGTGA
- a CDS encoding DUF5816 domain-containing protein, which translates to MQSWSTDDGNTVFVSETDGDKGSKGPFLAAYESSDFERRYGWFCTNCESFDNAMDAMGRIKCNQCGNFRKPTEWDAAHE; encoded by the coding sequence ATGCAATCCTGGTCGACCGACGACGGCAACACCGTCTTCGTGTCCGAGACGGACGGCGACAAGGGGTCGAAGGGCCCGTTTCTCGCCGCATACGAGTCGTCCGACTTCGAACGCCGGTACGGCTGGTTCTGTACGAACTGCGAGAGCTTCGACAACGCGATGGACGCGATGGGCCGTATCAAGTGCAATCAGTGTGGGAACTTCCGCAAGCCGACCGAGTGGGACGCTGCCCACGAATAG
- a CDS encoding metal-dependent hydrolase produces MWPWEHAIIGYLSYSLVCHLVFRTSPGGPDAFAVVFASVLPDLIDKPLAWEFGVFEAGYAIGHSLFFAVPLSILVGTIARRVGHPRIAFAFPIGYFLHLPGDILYSYASEGVVYVEIVLWPIAVVPGDSARRGFFEAFELLFGRYVQTLLTGDVSTYVWIQFGLAGLAFLVWLSDGLPVLRDLWIGCRRIARTLVGSNRTTRE; encoded by the coding sequence ATGTGGCCGTGGGAACACGCGATAATCGGTTATCTCTCGTATTCGCTGGTCTGTCACCTCGTCTTTCGAACCTCCCCCGGTGGACCCGATGCCTTCGCCGTCGTCTTCGCATCGGTCCTGCCGGACCTGATCGACAAACCGCTCGCGTGGGAGTTCGGTGTCTTCGAGGCCGGCTATGCGATCGGTCACTCGCTGTTCTTCGCCGTCCCCCTCTCGATCCTCGTGGGAACGATCGCCCGCCGTGTCGGCCACCCCCGGATCGCGTTCGCGTTCCCGATCGGCTACTTCCTGCATCTCCCGGGAGACATCCTGTATTCCTACGCCAGTGAGGGGGTCGTCTACGTTGAGATCGTCCTCTGGCCGATCGCAGTCGTTCCTGGGGACTCCGCTCGGCGGGGGTTCTTCGAGGCGTTCGAGCTGCTGTTCGGGCGGTACGTACAGACGTTGCTCACCGGTGACGTGTCGACGTACGTCTGGATCCAGTTCGGTCTCGCCGGGCTCGCGTTTCTCGTGTGGCTCTCCGACGGACTGCCCGTTCTCCGTGATCTCTGGATCGGCTGCAGACGGATCGCTCGCACGCTGGTCGGCTCGAATCGGACGACTCGCGAGTGA
- a CDS encoding dodecin — protein sequence MVFKKITLIGTSPESFDAAADDAIDRAEATLQNVQWIEVDELGVEVASADDREYQAEVTVAFELEE from the coding sequence ATGGTCTTCAAAAAGATCACGCTGATCGGTACCAGCCCCGAGAGTTTCGACGCCGCCGCGGACGACGCCATCGACCGCGCGGAGGCAACGCTGCAGAACGTCCAGTGGATCGAGGTCGACGAACTCGGCGTCGAAGTCGCCAGCGCCGACGACCGCGAGTACCAGGCCGAAGTCACCGTCGCCTTCGAACTCGAGGAGTAA
- a CDS encoding HesB/IscA family protein, with amino-acid sequence MSTDSMDGGTAETQPEIEVTEAAAEQALSLLEGEGLDVTEAGLRLFVQQGGCAGLSYGMRFDDEPDEDDTIYEHHDLRVFVDPASLKYIEGSVLDYEDGLQAEGFHVDNPNVVSECGCGESFRT; translated from the coding sequence ATGAGTACGGACAGTATGGATGGTGGGACCGCGGAGACGCAGCCGGAGATCGAAGTCACGGAAGCCGCCGCCGAGCAGGCCCTCTCGCTGCTCGAGGGCGAGGGGCTGGACGTGACCGAGGCCGGACTTCGGCTGTTCGTCCAGCAGGGCGGCTGTGCGGGTCTTTCCTACGGGATGCGGTTCGACGATGAACCCGACGAAGACGATACGATCTACGAACACCACGACCTGCGCGTGTTCGTCGACCCCGCGAGCCTCAAATACATCGAGGGCAGCGTCCTCGATTACGAGGACGGGCTGCAGGCCGAGGGGTTCCACGTCGACAACCCGAACGTCGTCAGCGAATGCGGCTGTGGCGAATCGTTCCGGACGTAA
- a CDS encoding pyridoxal-phosphate-dependent aminotransferase family protein has product MAQTPSNEADRAPSVGELTPPDRTLMGPGPSDVNPRVLRAMSTPLVGHLDPSFVEIMDEVQELLRYTFRTDNQWTIPVSGTGSAAMEAAIGNVVEPGDTMLVPTNGYFGGRMASMAQRAGGEVVEVSAPWGEPLEPDDVADALAEHDPDVFGFVHAETSTGVLQPDVPELTAAAHDHDALVIADTVTSLGGVELRVDEWGIDVAYSGPQKCLSCPPGASPLTLSDEAMEKVLSRDEDPRSWYLDLSLLEGYWGEERAYHHTAPITNVYAIREALRLVAEEGIEERWARHERLAGALKAGVEAMGLEMNAPDEYWLPSLNAVRVPEGIDDGAVCDALLEQYDLEIAGGLGDLAGDIFRIGCMGHSARPENVIYVVTALGDVLESMGADVDPGAGVTATRNALEK; this is encoded by the coding sequence ATGGCTCAGACACCGTCGAACGAGGCGGATCGCGCGCCATCCGTCGGCGAACTCACACCCCCAGACCGGACCCTGATGGGGCCCGGGCCGAGCGACGTGAACCCGCGGGTCCTTCGGGCGATGAGTACGCCGCTGGTCGGCCACCTCGATCCCTCCTTCGTCGAGATCATGGACGAGGTCCAGGAGCTGTTGCGCTATACGTTCCGGACGGACAACCAGTGGACGATTCCGGTTTCGGGGACCGGCTCCGCGGCGATGGAGGCCGCAATCGGCAACGTCGTCGAACCCGGCGACACCATGCTCGTGCCGACCAACGGCTACTTCGGTGGCCGAATGGCCTCGATGGCCCAACGTGCGGGCGGCGAGGTCGTCGAGGTATCGGCACCGTGGGGCGAGCCGCTCGAGCCCGACGACGTCGCGGACGCGCTGGCCGAACACGACCCCGACGTCTTCGGGTTCGTCCACGCCGAGACGAGTACGGGCGTCCTCCAGCCCGACGTCCCGGAACTGACCGCCGCGGCCCACGACCACGACGCCCTAGTCATCGCCGACACCGTCACCTCCCTTGGCGGCGTCGAGTTGCGAGTCGACGAGTGGGGCATCGACGTCGCGTACTCGGGACCCCAGAAGTGTCTCTCCTGTCCGCCGGGCGCGAGCCCGCTGACCCTCTCGGACGAGGCCATGGAGAAGGTCCTCTCGCGCGACGAGGATCCTCGCTCGTGGTATCTCGATCTCTCCCTGCTCGAGGGCTACTGGGGCGAGGAGCGCGCGTATCACCACACCGCCCCGATCACGAACGTCTACGCGATCCGGGAGGCCCTGCGGCTGGTCGCCGAGGAGGGCATCGAGGAGCGCTGGGCCCGCCACGAGCGACTGGCCGGCGCGCTGAAGGCCGGCGTCGAGGCGATGGGGCTTGAGATGAACGCCCCCGACGAGTACTGGCTGCCGAGTCTCAACGCCGTCCGCGTCCCCGAGGGCATCGACGACGGCGCGGTCTGTGACGCCTTGCTCGAACAGTACGATCTCGAGATCGCCGGCGGGCTGGGCGATCTCGCCGGCGATATTTTCCGGATCGGCTGCATGGGCCACTCCGCACGGCCCGAGAACGTGATCTACGTCGTGACGGCGCTTGGCGACGTCCTCGAGTCGATGGGCGCAGACGTCGATCCGGGCGCAGGCGTCACTGCGACACGTAACGCGCTCGAAAAATAG
- a CDS encoding universal stress protein yields the protein MSLVVVPVRYPLSKHSRRTLERAIEVARDRDAALTVLHVDLYQNGKKVSRIDLKNTVESTFGRLENARYVVRTGFLVEESILDEVGAEEADVVVVGTKQASRLRRLFQRFTDNPDIDSYLRTHLDCEVITVESARA from the coding sequence ATGTCGTTGGTCGTCGTCCCCGTTCGGTATCCGCTGTCGAAACACTCGCGGCGAACGCTCGAGCGGGCGATCGAGGTCGCGCGCGACCGGGACGCGGCGCTGACGGTCCTGCACGTCGACCTCTACCAGAACGGGAAGAAAGTGAGCCGGATCGACCTGAAAAACACGGTCGAGAGTACGTTCGGGCGACTCGAGAACGCCCGGTACGTCGTCCGGACGGGGTTTCTCGTCGAGGAAAGCATCCTCGACGAGGTCGGTGCGGAAGAGGCCGACGTCGTCGTCGTCGGGACCAAACAGGCCAGCCGACTCCGGCGCCTCTTCCAGCGCTTTACCGACAACCCGGATATCGACAGCTATCTGCGGACACATCTCGACTGCGAGGTCATTACGGTCGAGAGCGCGCGGGCCTGA
- a CDS encoding DUF7116 family protein codes for MRLVEQARSIFAELGYTVEGNGPEFRAERAWKVVHVNAVLEADELPTSASGQFHCFVAEPDDADDLEARLERTNPNYEWAIIVVDGEDYQVERAPPGPRVTA; via the coding sequence ATGCGTCTCGTCGAGCAGGCCAGGTCGATCTTCGCAGAGCTGGGTTACACCGTCGAAGGCAACGGCCCCGAGTTCCGTGCCGAACGAGCATGGAAGGTCGTTCACGTCAACGCCGTCCTCGAGGCGGACGAACTTCCGACGTCGGCGTCGGGACAGTTCCACTGTTTCGTCGCTGAACCGGACGACGCCGACGACCTCGAGGCACGACTCGAGCGGACGAACCCGAACTACGAGTGGGCCATCATCGTCGTCGACGGAGAGGACTATCAGGTCGAACGAGCGCCACCAGGACCGCGAGTAACAGCGTAG
- the coxB gene encoding cytochrome c oxidase subunit II codes for MDRRRTLVALVVAALSLLLSMGTVAAQSENRDLIDGLEYQLLYVALPLTLFVLLILVYAAVKFHDNDDPQPTTEDPALEITWTVATALILLFVGLSGYSVLVNPYVSPSQALEGEDTSQDGFDSFADLPDTDDEEVHIRGYQWEWQATYPEANVTTESEIVIPADTDVTFWLTSDDVVHSLFVPDLGVKQDAFPGDYTRARTTVSEPGRYDAVCAEFCGAGHSRMDGSIVVVERDTYDEWLAANEGTITDAPDPG; via the coding sequence ATGGACCGTCGACGCACGCTCGTCGCGCTCGTCGTCGCGGCGCTCTCGCTGCTTCTCTCGATGGGTACGGTCGCCGCCCAATCCGAAAACCGTGACCTCATCGACGGCCTCGAGTACCAACTGCTCTACGTCGCCCTGCCGCTCACGCTCTTCGTCCTCCTGATCCTCGTCTACGCGGCCGTCAAGTTCCACGACAACGACGATCCCCAACCGACCACCGAGGACCCCGCCCTCGAGATCACCTGGACCGTTGCGACCGCGCTCATCCTCCTGTTCGTCGGCCTCTCGGGCTACAGCGTCCTCGTCAACCCCTACGTCTCCCCGTCGCAGGCCCTCGAAGGCGAGGACACCAGTCAGGACGGGTTCGACTCGTTCGCGGACCTCCCCGACACCGACGACGAAGAGGTTCACATCCGGGGCTACCAGTGGGAGTGGCAGGCCACCTACCCAGAGGCCAACGTCACGACCGAATCCGAGATCGTGATCCCTGCCGATACGGACGTCACGTTCTGGCTCACCAGCGACGACGTCGTCCACTCGCTTTTCGTCCCCGATCTGGGTGTCAAACAGGACGCCTTCCCGGGCGACTATACTCGCGCCCGTACGACCGTCTCCGAACCCGGCCGCTACGACGCCGTCTGTGCCGAGTTCTGTGGGGCCGGCCACTCCCGGATGGACGGCTCCATCGTCGTCGTCGAGCGCGACACCTACGACGAATGGCTGGCAGCGAACGAGGGCACCATCACGGACGCACCCGACCCCGGTTGA
- a CDS encoding metal-dependent hydrolase — translation MFVGHALLAFAVAALVADWRGWAPQRALLVGAIAGAFATIPDIDVAYALVGLLEWQAGDGALGASTAFWDASRGVHRSVTHSLVVGAVAAPAFGLLAVRGYSPRVRLVRSVGIAVLAALVAIAFVWGGPIAALVTGLFAVSGGLVSRTIARRSRVSPATVGLAALWGLWSHPWGDLATGSPPDWFFPFDAAVLESRLVLHPDPTLHLLGAFAIELATIWLAAAVLCRLTDRSVVATVNRRAAVGVAYGLAALAVTPPTLEVSYHFVFSILGVGLVCGAIRETPTSTTVASVRGLPELETLLEAGVTALAAVTVALVAYSSVYLFAIAP, via the coding sequence ATGTTCGTCGGTCACGCGCTCCTCGCGTTCGCCGTCGCGGCGCTCGTCGCCGACTGGCGAGGCTGGGCCCCCCAACGAGCGCTCCTCGTTGGGGCTATCGCCGGCGCGTTCGCCACGATCCCCGACATCGACGTCGCGTACGCGCTCGTGGGCCTGCTCGAGTGGCAGGCCGGCGACGGCGCGCTCGGCGCGTCGACGGCGTTCTGGGACGCCAGCCGCGGCGTCCACCGTTCGGTCACCCACTCGCTGGTCGTCGGCGCGGTCGCCGCACCGGCCTTCGGCCTGCTTGCCGTCCGCGGCTACTCCCCTCGCGTGCGACTCGTTCGGTCGGTCGGGATCGCCGTCCTCGCGGCACTCGTCGCTATCGCGTTCGTCTGGGGGGGCCCCATCGCCGCACTCGTTACGGGACTGTTCGCTGTCAGCGGCGGGCTCGTTTCCCGGACGATCGCCCGTCGCTCGAGGGTGTCGCCGGCGACGGTCGGTCTCGCCGCGCTCTGGGGACTCTGGTCGCATCCGTGGGGCGACCTCGCGACCGGCTCACCGCCCGACTGGTTTTTCCCCTTCGACGCCGCCGTCCTCGAGTCGCGACTCGTCCTCCATCCCGACCCGACGTTGCACCTGCTCGGTGCGTTCGCCATCGAACTCGCGACGATCTGGCTCGCGGCCGCCGTCCTCTGTCGGCTCACCGATCGCTCGGTCGTCGCCACTGTCAACCGCCGGGCCGCCGTCGGCGTCGCCTACGGTCTCGCCGCGCTCGCGGTGACGCCGCCGACGCTCGAGGTGTCTTACCACTTCGTCTTCTCGATCCTCGGCGTCGGTCTCGTCTGTGGCGCCATCAGGGAGACGCCGACTTCCACCACGGTCGCGAGCGTTCGGGGTCTGCCCGAACTCGAGACGCTACTCGAGGCCGGGGTGACTGCGCTGGCGGCCGTCACCGTTGCGCTCGTGGCCTACTCGTCAGTCTATCTGTTTGCCATCGCACCGTAG